The DNA region TGGTATTAGCATTACTTGTGCTATCTACAAGCTTAACAGTTGCATAGGTTTCTTGTGCTGTGGTGGCTGTTCTTACTTCACCAAAATTTAAAGTAGGAGCAGCACCATTTGCTATTCTAAAGGTAGAAATTCCATTATTATAGCCTATATTCATATTATCATTAATATTAATCTTACCATTTCCACCTATTTCTATATTAGCAATTCTACCTTGCTGCATATTATTTAGTTCAAAATCACCTGAAGTAATTTTAAGATTTTCAATAGTGCCTTGTATGTTGTTTAGGGAGCCACCTTGAGTGGTAAAGAGGCTAATGTTTTGTTGAAGGTTATTAAAGCTTCCGCCTTCTTGTTTTAAAGAGCCTATCGTTCCACCTTGATAAGTAAAGCTTCCTCCTTTTTGAGTAAGAGTTTGTATAGTGCCTCCACTTTGCATTGTGTTTCCACTTTCTTGAGTGTAGGTTTGGATATTAGCACTATTATTAACATTACCATTACTATTAGTAAGATTAGTAATGTTTCCATTTCCACTATTAGTGATATGACCTCCATCATTTGTAAGGGTGGTAATCGTGCCTGTGTTAGTAATACTATCTGTGCTAGCCTTTGTTTGGATAGCTTTTGTAGTAGGGGCTGCTGTGTAGGTTAGGGAAGTGATAGTTCCTGCGTTGGTGATGTTACCATTTGTGCTAGTGATAGTGTTGATAGAGGAATTTCCCATATTATTAATATTACCATTGGTATTAGTGATAGTGCCAGTTACACTTCCTTTAGCTTTGGTAAAGGTGCCATTATCAATGGTAAGATTGGTAATGGTGCCTCCGTCTCCGTCATTGCTTATAGCATTATTATTTGCTTGATACCCTTGTTTGAATTCTCCATTTTTTATAGTAAGAGTTGCAATGGTTCCGCCTTGTTGGTAAAACTTACCACTATTTACATTTGCATTTGTTACATTTACGCCGTCATAAATTTCAGTAGAACCATTAGAATTTTGATTAAGAGTAGTTACATTGATAGTGCCGCCGTTAGCTTTTTTTAAAACTACTCTTGTAGCTTCATTATGTAATTCATCAATGGTGCTAGTGCCACCGTTAGCTTTATACTCACTTTGGGCTTTATTATCTACTTTAGCATACTTTATCGTAGTGTTATTTAACATATGGTTCGTCCAGCCGCTGTTACCTTCTCTAAAGCTATAATGGACTTGTATAGTTTTGTTGCTAAGGTCTTCATTTACATTGAGAGTTCCCTTTGTAATGAGACGCACATAAGAGGAAGAATTACTATTTATACCTACGGAACTGAGTTGTAGGGTGTGTCCATTATTTGTTCTAGCACCAGATGTTATATGTTGCCCTCTGCCACCTGCTCCCCCGGTATCGTTATAAGCTTCATATATCCAAAAATTCTGCATACTCTTACTACTATCCCTATATGTTGAGAAAAAATTATTAGGGTGGGTAGTGCCAAATCGTATGAGAGCATCAGATGGTTTTTGAGCGTTTATAGTCGTGCTTAGAGCAAGGATACAGGCTAAAGATAAAAGAGGCTTTTTAGAACTCATATGAGTTACCCCCCCCCCCCCCCCGTGAGAGAGTTAATAAGATGTTTTTTCATAACTAAATCCTTTCTAAATAAGATAAAAATTACCCTCAATTATAAAATAAAATTAACAAAAAGTAAAGATAAATTCGAAAAATCGTTTTTTTTTTTTTTTGTAAAATGTGTAAAAATGGGAGAGATGGAGTTAAAGTTCTTATCATTTTAGGCTAGGTTTAGGGTTAAGCTATCGTTTCGTTCTTATTTTAATGTGCTATATTTTTCTTATTAAAAGACTTCTTGTCAATTAAAGATTTTAAGATACATATTACAAACATTAAGAGCTGATAAAAAGGGCTAATTCATCGCTTAAGAGAAAATTTGTATTAAAATACCTCCCCTTTTCAAATTGAAGTTTTTTTGCTTTTAAAAGTAAATTTGCTCTTGCTTTTTGAGTGGGGCTTAAATCTTTTTCTTTCACACCTACAACGCTTCTAAGCCCTAAAAATAGCCGTTCTAAATTTAAATCATTGAAACTAAGCTTTTCTATTTTTCTAAAGCAAGGCTCTTTGATGTAAGCTTGCAAATTTTGATATGTGTAAAATCTTTGATTTTCATAAAAACCTACGCTACTAAGTCCAGCACCAAGGTAGTTTTTACCTTGCCAGTAGGAAAGATTGTGGCGGCAGGGTTTGTTTTTAGAAAAATTACTAATTTCATATTGTTTAAAGCCTAAATTTTCAATGCCTTTTATGAAAAAACGCATTAAATTAGGTGCATTTTTTTTATAGTGAAAAAGCTTAGAAAATGCTGTATTTTCCTCTATGCTAAGATGATAAGCACTTAAATGCTTAATAAGAGGCTTAATTTTTTCTAAATGTAAAAGCTCATATTCAAGCATTTTTTTGGTGTCTAGTTTTGTATCGTAAATCAAATCTAAATTCACATTGTTAAACCCTGCCTTTTTAGCAACTTCGAGGCTTTTTAGGATAGCTTTTTGAGAGTGGGAGCGTCCTAAAAATTTGAGTTTTTTTTCATCAAAACTTTGCGCACCAAAAGAAAGGCGGTTGATGCCTAGTTCCTTCATAGCTTTAAGCCAGTTAAAATTGCTTGAATTTGGGTTTGCTTCGCAGCTGATTTCGGCTTTTTCTTTTAAAAAAGGCGTTAGGACTTGAAAAAGCTTTTCATAATATTTTGCCTCCACAACGCTTGGCGTTCCACCGCCTATAAAAAGCGTTTTGATAGAGTTTTTGCTAAGATTAAATTGAGAAATTTGAAATTTGATATCTTTTATCAAAGCGTTAAAATATGCTTCTTCATAGTCTTTCTTTTTTAAAGAGGTAAAGGAGCAGTAGTGGCACTTGCTTTCGCAAAAAGGGATATGGATGTAAAAATGCATTAAAACTTTCAAATTTGATTTTTTATTTTCTAATTGTAATTTATTTTTGTTAAAATTCAATTTTTAAGGAAAATGTGTGCAAAAATCTAAAAAATATCGTCCTAATGTCGCTGCAATTGTCCTTTCTCCTGCTTATCCTTTTGAGTGTAGGCTTTTTGTGGGAAAAAGAAGTGATATGGAGGATATTTGGCAATTTCCACAAGGTGGCATTGATGAGGGAGAGAACGCAAAAGAGGCTTTATTTAGGGAGCTTAAAGAGGAGATAGGCACGAAGGAGCTTGAGCTTATAGCAGAGTATCCTAAGTGGCTAAGTTACGACTTTCCTAGTAAGGTCGCTTCTAAGATGTATCCTTATGATGGGCAAATTCAAAAATATTTTTTAGTGCGTTTAAAGCCAAGTGCTAAGATTGATTTAAATACCAAGCACCCTGAATTTGATGATTATCGTTTTGTGAGTAAAAAGGAGCTTTTTGAGCTGGTTAATCATTTTAAAAAGGGGATTTATGTGAAGGTGATTAAATATTTTGAGGAGAAAGGTTATATCTAATGCTAATAGTTCAAAAATATGGCGGAACGAGCGTTGGGGATTTAGAGCGCATTAAGGCTGTGGCTTTGCGTGTGATAGAGAGCGTAAAGGCTGGAAATGAGCTTGTAGTCGTTGTCTCTGCTATGAGTGGGGTTACAAATTCTCTCATCGAGCAAGCCGAGTATTTTAGTAAAAATCCTAATGGTGCGGATATGGATATGCTTTTAAGCAGTGGGGAGAGGGTTACTTCGGCACTTTTATCCATAGCTTTAAATGAGCTAGGGTATAAGGCTGTTTCTTTTTCTGGGAGGAAGGCGGGCATTATCACAAATAGCGTTTTTACTAAGGCTAGAATTAAGCACATTGATACAAGTGCGATAAAAGCAGCCCTAAAAGAAGGGAAAATCGTCATCATCGCTGGTTTTCAAGGAGTTGATGAGGAGGGTAATGTAACAACTTTAGGACGCGGGGGAAGCGATTTAAGTGCGGTGGCTGTGGCGGGAGCTTTGAGTGCTGATTTGTGTGAAATTTATACTGATGTTGATGGGGTTTATACGACTGATCCTCGCATAGAGCCTAAGGCTAAAAAGCTTGATAAAATTTCATACGAGGAGATGTTAGAGCTTGCTAGTTTGGGTGCGAAAGTCTTGCAAAATCGCTCTGTGGAGCTTGCTAAAAAATTAAATGTCAATTTAGTTACAAGAAGTAGTTTTAATAACAATGAGGGAACAATGATAACAAAAGAAGATGGAATGGAACAAGCCTTAGTTAGTGGCATAGCACTAGATAAAAATCAAGCAAGAATCACTTTAAGAAATATCGAGGATAAACCAGGCATTGCGGCTGAGATTTTTTCAAGTCTTGCTAGGGCAAACATTAATGTTGATATGATTATTCAAAATGTCGGCACAAATGGTGCGACAAATTTGGGCTTTACCGTGCCTGAAAATGAACTTGACCAAGCTAAAAATACGATGAAAGAGGTTTTAGGCAATCAAGTATTGTTAGAAAGCGATAGTGCTGTGGTAAAAGTTTCTGTCGTGGGTGTGGGTATGAAGTCGCACTCTGGCGTGGCTTCTACGGCGTTTAAGGCTTTAGCAAATGAGGGGATTAATATAGGTATGATCTCCACAAGTGAGATTAAAATTTCAATGATAGTGCATGAAAAATATGGAGAATTAGCCGTTCGTGCTTTGCATGAGGTTTATGGACTCGATAAATGAGCGATTTTTTAAGCTGGAGTTTAGAAAATATAAGAAGTGGCGGTGCTTCTATGGCGTGGATGGAAAGTCGCCGTTTGGAGTGGTCGCCTTTGGTCGCTTCAAGACTTAAATATTTGCTAGAGGGCAGGGCTTTTATTTTAATTTGCGATGAGGCAAGAAGCTGGTATGAGCATTATTTTTTTCAGCACATTAATGCAAATCGTGCGCGTCCTTTGCTGCCTTTTTTTTCGCTTAAGTCTTTTTTATTTGAGCGTAAAATTCAAAATAATGAAGATATTATCTTACTCAACGATATGTTAGAAATCGCCTTTCCAAATGGCTTTGTTTATTTTTACATTGGCACGGCAAGGGACAAAAGGTCTCTTATCGCAAGGTCTAAAAATGATAGCCTTTTGTGGCTTTTTGATGAGCAATTACAAAATAGCTTTTATTTAGATTCTAACGATAGAGATTTGGATTTTAAGCTTATCAGTCTTTATAAGCTTTTTGACAAGAGCTTAGATGCGATTTTGTTTTCTAAAGTTAGCCTTTAATGTTTATTAGCAAAATTTTAATTAGCGATGATTTTGAGGGCGTGAGGGAGGAATTGATCGCCGAATTTGGCATTAATACTTTAAGATTTATCCCTAAAAATGTGCCAAATGAATTTTTATTAGAAGATGCAAGAGCGGTGGAAAAAGAAAGCTATATTGCAGAAAGTAGTGAAAAAATCATTGTTTTAATGGCATATTCTTTTCGCCACGAAGCACAAAATTTCTTGCTTAAGCTTCTTGAAGAGCCACCTAAAAATATTAAATTTCTCATCGTTGTTCCTTCTAAAAATTTGCTTTTACCTACGATAAAATCGCGACTTATTTGCGAAAAAAGAAAAGGAAAAAAAGAAGAGGTGAAATTAAATTTAGAGCTTGAAAAACTTGACTTAAAAGCCCTTTATGAATTTTTAAAAGAAAATGAAAGTTTAGACAAAAACGCCTTGAGTGAGCTTATCATCAAGCTTAGTAAGGAAAGTCTTAAAATAAAAGCTTTTGATGAAAAGGAGCTGGAGTTTTTTTATGAGGCTTATGAGCTTAGCAAACTCAATTCTAAGGCACAAATTTTATTAGCCACGCTTTTGCTTAATTTATATGAAAAGAATATGAAATGAATTGCATTAAACTCAATATAAATAGCGATTTTGAGAGAATTTGCACCCTTATTAAACCGCATAAAATGGGACAGAAGATCATGCAAGAAAAGGCAAATTTACATTTTATTTTTATAGAAAATATCTCCTCTCCTGCGGCAAATATTTTAAAGCAAGATGCCCTAAGTATAGGGGCTGAATTGGTTACAAATGAAGAAATTATCATAAAACAAAAGTATTCAAATGCCCTTTTAATCGCCACTAAAAAGCAAATTTTAAGCCTAATTGCAAAAGAAAAAAAGCAAGATTTTAAGCTTAAAATTTTGGCGAATTTTTTGCAAAAAGAATTCATCAAGCCTAAAAGCGTGAATTTGATGGCGATTTTAAACATTAATGAAGATAGTTTTAATCCTAGTAGCCGTGTAAGTGAAAAGGACTTTGAAGCAAGGCTTAACGCACTTTTAAAATTAAAGCCCGAATTTATCGATATAGGTGCGGTCAGTTCAAGACCGGGGAGTTTTTATTGTGGGAGGGAGGAGGAATTTACGCGTCTTAAAAATTGCCTTGATTTAATTTATGCGAAAAATTATCACACAAAGACTATTTTTAGTTTAGATAGCTTTGATGAATACTGCCTTGAATATGCCTTAAATAAGGGCTTTAGATTGATTAATGACATTACAGGGCTTAGAAATGAAAATTTAGCTAAATTAGCAAAAAAATATGACGCTTTTTATTGTCTTATGCATATGCAAAATGAACCGCACAATATGCAAGAAAATCCAAATTATGAAAATCTTATCCTAGAGCTTGAGCGTTTTTTTGCTTCAAAGCTTGAAATTTTAGAGACTTATGGAGTTAAAAAAAGCATTTTAGATATAGGCTTTGGCTTTGGTAAAAGTGCGGAGCATAATATGATTTTACTCAAAAATTTGGAGCATTTTTTGCAGTTTAACAAACCTTTGCTTGTAGGTGCAAGTCGCAAAAGCACGATTAATTTTTATTTTGAAAGTGAAGTTGAGAAGCGTTTGGCTGGGAGTTTATATTTACACTTAAAGGCTTATGAAAATGGGGCTAGTATTATAAGAACGCACGATTTATACGAGCATAAGCAGCTTTTTGCACTTCATAAGGCTTATGAGGAGGTGGTGCTGTGAGTGAATATTTAAAAAAAGTTGCGTTGGCAAATTTATGGATGAGGGCTTATTATGAAGAAGATGAGCCTTTAGCTAGTGATGAGGAGTATGACCTTTTAATAAGAGAAATAAGAGCCTTTGAGGAGCAAAATCCAAAATTAATTTCAAAAGACTCCCCCACACAAAAAATCGCCCCTACCATACAAAGTAAATTTAAAAAAAGTAGGCATTTAAGTAAAATGTGGTCTATGGAGGATGTGTTTGATGAAGAGGAGCTTAGGGCGTGGGCGAAAAGGGCTAAGTGCGAAGATGGCTTTTTCATCGAGCCTAAGTTTGATGGGGCTAGTTTAAATTTACTTTATCAAAAGGGTCGTTTAGTGAGTGCGGCGACTAGAGGAGATGGCGAGATAGGCGAGGATGTAACGCTCAATGTCAAAGAGATAGCAAATATCCCGCAAATAATTAATTATGAGGGCGAGATAGAAATTCGCGGCGAGGTTGTGATTTTAAAAGAAGATTTTGAAAGGCTTAATGAAAAAAGAGCGAAAGAAAATCTTAGCCTTTTTGCAAATCCTAGAAACGCAGCAAGTGGAAGTTTAAGGCAGCTTGATACAAGTATTACTAAAGAAAGAAATTTGAAATTTTATCCTTGGGGCGTGGGAGAGCATACTTTAGCTTTTACAAAACATAGTGAGCTTATGCACTTTATTAGAGAACTTGGCTTTTTAAAAGATGAATTTGTAAGAGTTTGTAAAAACTTAGATGAGGTTTTGACGCATTATAAGGAGCTTTTATCTTTAAGAGATTTAAAACCTATGATGATGGATGGTATGGTTGTAAGGGTCGATGATATAGCACTTTGCAAGGAGCTTGGCTACACGATAAAATATCCTAAATTTATGGCAGCTTTTAAATTCCCTGCCCTTGAAAAAAGCACGCGTTTAGTGGGAGTGAGCTTGCAAGTGGGGCGTAGTGGGGTGGTAACTCCTGTGGCAGTTTTAAAGCCTGTGAATTTAGACGGGGTCGTGGTGAAATCAGCCTCCTTGCATAATTTTGACGAGATAGAAAGGCTTAATTTGCGTCTTAATGACTTTGTAAGCGTTATAAGAAGTGGCGATGTGATCCCTAAAATCACTAAGGTTTTTAAAGATAGAAGGGGGGAAAACGCCCTTAAAATAGAACGCCCTAAGCTTTGTCCAGTGTGCGAAAGTGAGCTTTTAGATGAGGGGGCTTTGATTAAGTGTCAAAATTTAGATTGTAAAGCGAGGCTTGTTAATTCCATTATTTATTTTGTCTCTAAAAAATGTCTTAATATAGACGGACTTGGAGAGAGCATCGTAGAGCTTTTATATGAAAAGCAAAAAATCACTTCCATTGAGAGTATCTTTCGCCTTAAATTTCAAGATTTTGAGGGACTTGAGGGCTTTAAAGAAAAGAAAATCACTAAACTTTTAAATGCCATAGAAAGTGCGAAAATCTGTCCTCTTTATCGCTTCATTACCGCACTTGGTATTGAGCATATAGGCGAGGTAGCGGCAAAAAAATTGGCTTTAAGTTTTGATAAAGAGTGGTATCAAAAAAGTTTTGAAGAATATAAAAATTTGGAGGGTTTTGGCGAACAAATGGCTTTAAGCTTGGTAGAATTTACAAGGGTTAATCAAGCTAGAATTGAAGCTTTTTATAAGCTTTTAAATTTAGAAAATGAAAAGCAAGAAATATCTACACAAAGCCCATTTTATGAAAAAACCTTTGTTATCACAGGCACACTTTCACGCCCTAGAGACGAATTTAAGGCACTTGTAGAAAGGCTTGGAGGCAAGGTAAGCTCCTCTGTGTCAAAAAAAACGGATTTTGTGCTTTTTGGCGAAGAGGCTGGCTCTAAGTTAGAGAAGGCAAGAGAGCTGGGAGTGAAGTGCATTGATGAAATTCAGTTTAATGCTTTGGTTAAGATATGAGATATGATATTTTTGTCGCAAAACGCCTTAAAATCAGTAGAAATAAGGCACTTGAATTAATAGAAAATAAAAAAATCACTTTAAATGGAAATTTTTTAAAACCTTCTTTTGAGCTTGATGAGACAAATGGGGAGCTAAATTTAGAGCTTTTGAGCGAAATTTATGTCAGTCGTGCAGCACTAAAGCTTAAGGGCTTTTTGGCACAATTATCTTTAGGACTTGAGGGCTTAAATTGCCTTGATATAGGCTCTAGCACGGGAGGCTTTGTGCAAGTTTTATTAGAAAAGGGAGTTAAAAATATCGTAGCACTTGATGTAGGTAATAATCAGCTTCATCAAAGCTTAAGGCACGATGCGAGAGTTAAAAGCCTTGAGGGTGTGGATTTAAGAGAATTTAAGAGCGAGGAAAAATTTGATTTAATCACTTGTGATGTGAGCTTTATCTCGCTTTTAAATTTACTCTCTTATATCGATAGCTTGGCTAAGAGAGATATTATCTTGCTTTTTAAACCACAATTTGAAGTAGGAAAGGAAGCAAAACGCGATAAAAAAGGTGTTTTAAAAGATGAAAAAAGTGTGAAAAGAGCAAGGATAAATTTTGAAAAAGCTTGTTTTTCTCATGCTTGGCTTTTGGAAAAATGTGAAATTTCAAGCCTTAAGGGAAAGGAGGGTAATGATGAGTTTTTTTACTATTTTAGAAAAAAATGAGGTCAAAACCCTTGCCATAGGCTGTTTTGATGGGATTCATTTGGGGCATTTAGAACTCATTAAAAGATTAGATTTAAATGGAGCTTTGCTTGTCATTAATAAATTTAAAGGCGAAATTTTAAGCGATTTTAAACAAAAGCAAGAATTAAGCAAAAGGGCTATTTTTACACTTGAATTTGAGAAGATACGCCATTTAAAAGCGCAAGATTTTTTACATTTATTAAGGCAAGAATTTAAATTTTTAGAACATATTGTGGTGGGTTATGACTTTGTTTTTGGGCATAATAAAGAAGCTAAAGCTTTTGATATAGAAAGATTAAGTGGGATTAAAACAAGTATTGTGCCAGAATTTAAACTTGATGGTTTGAGTGTGCATGCGAGTTTGATTAAGGATTTTTTAGCGAGGGGTGAGGTGAAAAAAGCTGAGCGTTTTTTAGGACGCAAATATAGCATTAAAGCAAGGGTTATTAGGGGTCAAGGACTTGGTAAAAAAGAGCTTTTTGCTACGCTTAATTTAGAAAATTTAGATTATTTTTTACCCAAAAATGGCGTGTATGCAAGTATGATAAAGATAGGGCAAAAATGCTTCAAAAGCGTGAGTTTTTTGGGTGTGAGAAGCACAGATTTAGCCTTTAGTATAGAAACGCATATTATAGAGGAATTTCAAAAAGAAGTGCGAGTAGGCGAGGAAGTGGAGCTTTTTTTTGTAGAATTTTTAAGAGAAAATGAGAAATTTAGCGATTTAAAAGCTTTAAAAGAAAAAATTAAACAAGATATAGAGCAAGCAAAGGAAATAT from Campylobacter upsaliensis includes:
- a CDS encoding RNA pyrophosphohydrolase, which codes for MQKSKKYRPNVAAIVLSPAYPFECRLFVGKRSDMEDIWQFPQGGIDEGENAKEALFRELKEEIGTKELELIAEYPKWLSYDFPSKVASKMYPYDGQIQKYFLVRLKPSAKIDLNTKHPEFDDYRFVSKKELFELVNHFKKGIYVKVIKYFEEKGYI
- a CDS encoding aspartate kinase encodes the protein MLIVQKYGGTSVGDLERIKAVALRVIESVKAGNELVVVVSAMSGVTNSLIEQAEYFSKNPNGADMDMLLSSGERVTSALLSIALNELGYKAVSFSGRKAGIITNSVFTKARIKHIDTSAIKAALKEGKIVIIAGFQGVDEEGNVTTLGRGGSDLSAVAVAGALSADLCEIYTDVDGVYTTDPRIEPKAKKLDKISYEEMLELASLGAKVLQNRSVELAKKLNVNLVTRSSFNNNEGTMITKEDGMEQALVSGIALDKNQARITLRNIEDKPGIAAEIFSSLARANINVDMIIQNVGTNGATNLGFTVPENELDQAKNTMKEVLGNQVLLESDSAVVKVSVVGVGMKSHSGVASTAFKALANEGINIGMISTSEIKISMIVHEKYGELAVRALHEVYGLDK
- the ligA gene encoding NAD-dependent DNA ligase LigA, which produces MSEYLKKVALANLWMRAYYEEDEPLASDEEYDLLIREIRAFEEQNPKLISKDSPTQKIAPTIQSKFKKSRHLSKMWSMEDVFDEEELRAWAKRAKCEDGFFIEPKFDGASLNLLYQKGRLVSAATRGDGEIGEDVTLNVKEIANIPQIINYEGEIEIRGEVVILKEDFERLNEKRAKENLSLFANPRNAASGSLRQLDTSITKERNLKFYPWGVGEHTLAFTKHSELMHFIRELGFLKDEFVRVCKNLDEVLTHYKELLSLRDLKPMMMDGMVVRVDDIALCKELGYTIKYPKFMAAFKFPALEKSTRLVGVSLQVGRSGVVTPVAVLKPVNLDGVVVKSASLHNFDEIERLNLRLNDFVSVIRSGDVIPKITKVFKDRRGENALKIERPKLCPVCESELLDEGALIKCQNLDCKARLVNSIIYFVSKKCLNIDGLGESIVELLYEKQKITSIESIFRLKFQDFEGLEGFKEKKITKLLNAIESAKICPLYRFITALGIEHIGEVAAKKLALSFDKEWYQKSFEEYKNLEGFGEQMALSLVEFTRVNQARIEAFYKLLNLENEKQEISTQSPFYEKTFVITGTLSRPRDEFKALVERLGGKVSSSVSKKTDFVLFGEEAGSKLEKARELGVKCIDEIQFNALVKI
- the folP gene encoding dihydropteroate synthase yields the protein MNCIKLNINSDFERICTLIKPHKMGQKIMQEKANLHFIFIENISSPAANILKQDALSIGAELVTNEEIIIKQKYSNALLIATKKQILSLIAKEKKQDFKLKILANFLQKEFIKPKSVNLMAILNINEDSFNPSSRVSEKDFEARLNALLKLKPEFIDIGAVSSRPGSFYCGREEEFTRLKNCLDLIYAKNYHTKTIFSLDSFDEYCLEYALNKGFRLINDITGLRNENLAKLAKKYDAFYCLMHMQNEPHNMQENPNYENLILELERFFASKLEILETYGVKKSILDIGFGFGKSAEHNMILLKNLEHFLQFNKPLLVGASRKSTINFYFESEVEKRLAGSLYLHLKAYENGASIIRTHDLYEHKQLFALHKAYEEVVL
- the hemW gene encoding radical SAM family heme chaperone HemW, with translation MHFYIHIPFCESKCHYCSFTSLKKKDYEEAYFNALIKDIKFQISQFNLSKNSIKTLFIGGGTPSVVEAKYYEKLFQVLTPFLKEKAEISCEANPNSSNFNWLKAMKELGINRLSFGAQSFDEKKLKFLGRSHSQKAILKSLEVAKKAGFNNVNLDLIYDTKLDTKKMLEYELLHLEKIKPLIKHLSAYHLSIEENTAFSKLFHYKKNAPNLMRFFIKGIENLGFKQYEISNFSKNKPCRHNLSYWQGKNYLGAGLSSVGFYENQRFYTYQNLQAYIKEPCFRKIEKLSFNDLNLERLFLGLRSVVGVKEKDLSPTQKARANLLLKAKKLQFEKGRYFNTNFLLSDELALFISS
- a CDS encoding DNA polymerase III subunit delta', with translation MFISKILISDDFEGVREELIAEFGINTLRFIPKNVPNEFLLEDARAVEKESYIAESSEKIIVLMAYSFRHEAQNFLLKLLEEPPKNIKFLIVVPSKNLLLPTIKSRLICEKRKGKKEEVKLNLELEKLDLKALYEFLKENESLDKNALSELIIKLSKESLKIKAFDEKELEFFYEAYELSKLNSKAQILLATLLLNLYEKNMK
- a CDS encoding HobA family DNA replication regulator is translated as MSDFLSWSLENIRSGGASMAWMESRRLEWSPLVASRLKYLLEGRAFILICDEARSWYEHYFFQHINANRARPLLPFFSLKSFLFERKIQNNEDIILLNDMLEIAFPNGFVYFYIGTARDKRSLIARSKNDSLLWLFDEQLQNSFYLDSNDRDLDFKLISLYKLFDKSLDAILFSKVSL
- the tlyA gene encoding 23S rRNA (cytidine-2'-O)-methyltransferase TlyA, whose translation is MRYDIFVAKRLKISRNKALELIENKKITLNGNFLKPSFELDETNGELNLELLSEIYVSRAALKLKGFLAQLSLGLEGLNCLDIGSSTGGFVQVLLEKGVKNIVALDVGNNQLHQSLRHDARVKSLEGVDLREFKSEEKFDLITCDVSFISLLNLLSYIDSLAKRDIILLFKPQFEVGKEAKRDKKGVLKDEKSVKRARINFEKACFSHAWLLEKCEISSLKGKEGNDEFFYYFRKK
- a CDS encoding bifunctional riboflavin kinase/FAD synthetase, whose protein sequence is MSFFTILEKNEVKTLAIGCFDGIHLGHLELIKRLDLNGALLVINKFKGEILSDFKQKQELSKRAIFTLEFEKIRHLKAQDFLHLLRQEFKFLEHIVVGYDFVFGHNKEAKAFDIERLSGIKTSIVPEFKLDGLSVHASLIKDFLARGEVKKAERFLGRKYSIKARVIRGQGLGKKELFATLNLENLDYFLPKNGVYASMIKIGQKCFKSVSFLGVRSTDLAFSIETHIIEEFQKEVRVGEEVELFFVEFLRENEKFSDLKALKEKIKQDIEQAKEILSDER
- a CDS encoding autotransporter outer membrane beta-barrel domain-containing protein; this translates as MSSKKPLLSLACILALSTTINAQKPSDALIRFGTTHPNNFFSTYRDSSKSMQNFWIYEAYNDTGGAGGRGQHITSGARTNNGHTLQLSSVGINSNSSSYVRLITKGTLNVNEDLSNKTIQVHYSFREGNSGWTNHMLNNTTIKYAKVDNKAQSEYKANGGTSTIDELHNEATRVVLKKANGGTINVTTLNQNSNGSTEIYDGVNVTNANVNSGKFYQQGGTIATLTIKNGEFKQGYQANNNAISNDGDGGTITNLTIDNGTFTKAKGSVTGTITNTNGNINNMGNSSINTITSTNGNITNAGTITSLTYTAAPTTKAIQTKASTDSITNTGTITTLTNDGGHITNSGNGNITNLTNSNGNVNNSANIQTYTQESGNTMQSGGTIQTLTQKGGSFTYQGGTIGSLKQEGGSFNNLQQNISLFTTQGGSLNNIQGTIENLKITSGDFELNNMQQGRIANIEIGGNGKININDNMNIGYNNGISTFRIANGAAPTLNFGEVRTATTAQETYATVKLVDSTSNANTTQARVAIDKLTIALVSEDTQIGKSVSLANSVSGAANTGVGNVYVKSADFSQDLKQSGFYGKFNAQTQTIDTRFNANLGAAGLFSQAFINQLGRRSLLFDSFLNEASRASLRYKRTQPDTNFDIFVRPYYSKIKTDLADIPEKADGTSSGILAGGHTYFDNSLLMLYGAVEKNKTHLADDVFNFDSDTFLLGSKYSIELAQSHIGQLFGGVDIRGSYTKADLEREPVSGFKSQGDAKNYAYDARVFLASIIYYNLQDHSQYLTPQIGIGHTGAKLKGFDMKGNKLAYKESLDDMTYGITYATASLNWFKRKDNVAIQLDGGVRVNLNNEIDTQTRINGQNFTNHFETSKYYSQLGGAFMWINPYGVDVSLGYKFLFGESATSHTASLRLHKTF